The Myxocyprinus asiaticus isolate MX2 ecotype Aquarium Trade chromosome 26, UBuf_Myxa_2, whole genome shotgun sequence genome has a window encoding:
- the morf4l1 gene encoding mortality factor 4-like protein 1 isoform X2 — MAPKQDPKPKFQEGERVLCFHGPLLYEAKCVKINIKDKQVKYFIHYSGWNKNWDEWVPESRVLKYVDSNLQKQKELQKANQDHYVEGRMRGVAPSKKIAAVQQKNVDVKTKKNKQKTPGAGEGTSTGDMPHPPRKKRARVDPTVECEETFINRVEVKVKIPEELKPWLVDDWDLITRQKQLFHLPAKKNVDAILEDYANYKKSRGNCDNKEYAVNEVVAGIREYFNVMLGTQLLYKFERPQYAEILANHPDTCISQIYGAPHLLRLFEHK, encoded by the exons ATGGCGCCTAAACAGGACCCTAAACCTAAATTTCAAGAAG GTGAACGAGTGCTGTGCTTTCATGGGCCATTGCTATACGAAGCTAAG TGTGTAAAAATCAATATCAAGGACAAACAAGTGAAATACTTTATTCATTACAGCGGATGGAATAAAAA TTGGGACGAATGGGTTCCTGAAAGCCGTGTGCTCAAATATGTGGACAGTAACCTGCAGAAACAGAAAGAGCTTCAGAAGGCAAACCA AGACCATTATGTTGAGGGAAGGATGAGGGGTGTCGCACCAAGCAAGAAGATCGCTGCTGTGCAGCAAAAAAATGTAGATGT AAAAACCAAAAAGAACAAGCAAAAAA CACCAGGGGCTGGAGAAGGTACCAGCACTGGGGACATGCCTCACCCCCCACGCAAGAAGAGGGCACGTGTTGACCCAACTGTGGAGTGT GAGGAGACTTTCATTAACAGAGTAGAGGTGAAGGTAAAAATTCCTGAAGAGTTAAAACCATGGCTGGTAGATGACTGGGACCTGATTACTAGACAGAAGCAG CTCTTCCACTTGCCTGCAAAAAAGAATGTGGATGCTATCCTGGAGGACTATGCAAATTACAAGAAATCAAGGGGCAACTGTGATAacaa AGAATATGCAGTGAATGAGGTCGTCGCTGGAATCCGTGAGTACTTCAACGTCATGTTGGGCACACAGCTTCTCTACAAGTTTGAGAGGCCGCAGTATGCAGAGATCTTGGCTAATCATCCAGACACATGTATTTCTCAGATCTATGGGGCACCACACCTACTAAGGCTTTTTG aacataaatga
- the morf4l1 gene encoding mortality factor 4-like protein 1 isoform X1 produces MAPKQDPKPKFQEGERVLCFHGPLLYEAKCVKINIKDKQVKYFIHYSGWNKNWDEWVPESRVLKYVDSNLQKQKELQKANQDHYVEGRMRGVAPSKKIAAVQQKNVDVKTKKNKQKTPGAGEGTSTGDMPHPPRKKRARVDPTVECEETFINRVEVKVKIPEELKPWLVDDWDLITRQKQLFHLPAKKNVDAILEDYANYKKSRGNCDNKEYAVNEVVAGIREYFNVMLGTQLLYKFERPQYAEILANHPDTCISQIYGAPHLLRLFVKIGAMLAYTPLDEKSLALLLSYLQDFLKYLVKNSSSLFSAIDYEVAPPEYHRKAV; encoded by the exons ATGGCGCCTAAACAGGACCCTAAACCTAAATTTCAAGAAG GTGAACGAGTGCTGTGCTTTCATGGGCCATTGCTATACGAAGCTAAG TGTGTAAAAATCAATATCAAGGACAAACAAGTGAAATACTTTATTCATTACAGCGGATGGAATAAAAA TTGGGACGAATGGGTTCCTGAAAGCCGTGTGCTCAAATATGTGGACAGTAACCTGCAGAAACAGAAAGAGCTTCAGAAGGCAAACCA AGACCATTATGTTGAGGGAAGGATGAGGGGTGTCGCACCAAGCAAGAAGATCGCTGCTGTGCAGCAAAAAAATGTAGATGT AAAAACCAAAAAGAACAAGCAAAAAA CACCAGGGGCTGGAGAAGGTACCAGCACTGGGGACATGCCTCACCCCCCACGCAAGAAGAGGGCACGTGTTGACCCAACTGTGGAGTGT GAGGAGACTTTCATTAACAGAGTAGAGGTGAAGGTAAAAATTCCTGAAGAGTTAAAACCATGGCTGGTAGATGACTGGGACCTGATTACTAGACAGAAGCAG CTCTTCCACTTGCCTGCAAAAAAGAATGTGGATGCTATCCTGGAGGACTATGCAAATTACAAGAAATCAAGGGGCAACTGTGATAacaa AGAATATGCAGTGAATGAGGTCGTCGCTGGAATCCGTGAGTACTTCAACGTCATGTTGGGCACACAGCTTCTCTACAAGTTTGAGAGGCCGCAGTATGCAGAGATCTTGGCTAATCATCCAGACACATGTATTTCTCAGATCTATGGGGCACCACACCTACTAAGGCTTTTTG TGAAAATTGGAGCAATGCTGGCCTACACACCTCTGGATGAGAAGAGTCTAGCCCTACTTCTCAGCTACCTGCAGGATTTTTTAAA GTATTTGGTGAAGAATTCATCTTCTCTGTTCAGCGCAATTGACTATGAGGTTGCACCTCCAGAATATCACCGCAAAGCTGTCTGA
- the LOC127417231 gene encoding uveal autoantigen with coiled-coil domains and ankyrin repeats-like — translation MKSLKQRLKKNESTEWGKLDERLMKAVENGDTDKLTVILKKGANPTRLDPEGCSAFHVAASKGLINSLNAFLDNSVNVKAVDVAGKTALHMAAGGGHSMCVQKLLQFKCPVDSRDLQGRTALHDAAYVGCKAVIKMLCDSGACIDALDADGRSPLLLAAKMCQPGACQLLVQYGAHTILQDKQNKTALILACENCCKEAVEILLKTKADMSAVDLYGHDAYHYARLSQNQDLITLVKHALEAATKAKETVTVLQKIKQAKSSSGGIGWAKAGSVKMEKVLSEPITREHSSRSTEGKDAKQSHNLDSSQVRHAQSASVPVRSAPISVDLLPGEVEALRRELRESRRRHEAAEVEVHRLDTAIALRGQEYEGLRRSSEQALHAAHSRAWELEEALDEVQRRMAGSETRVRQMQAHLVAVREHLVEELRVKLQEAKGQREAAAAELGKMQMELSQSMWEVEQQKENQSSLMQELSRLSQELLSREQQINILRSRLATVEAQQAQMLCKETQTPSEWCPTDAKCTMTDLITEICEPTIDPERYISKAEHVAATSLLNNALQQAEARAEEALQKYQCAQEENQSLLRELQEQKTELDTIQEALQAKFVPVALLEEKEKEVEQLRLALEEMEKRQNQGSVNISTREEGDAQNLEVLVEHEKQRGAQGSSCEPPHSDCSLQAQVYSLQQQLEDSEKHYRHVLSIYQKRLLSAAQGFMDEEARVALLQIAKMREECVC, via the exons ATGAAAAGTTTAAAGCAGCGACTTAAGAAAAACGAG AGTACAGAATGGGGAAAGCTTGATGAGCGTCTGATGAAAGCAGTGGAAAATGGAGATACAGACAAACTCACAGTCATACTCAAGAAAGGAGCTAACCCCACCAGACTAGACCCAGAGGGCTGTTCTGC GTTTCACGTTGCTGCTAGTAAAGGCCTCATAAATAGTCTAAATGCTTTCCTGGATAACAGTGTCAATGTGAAGGCAGTAGATGTTGCCG GTAAAACAGCTTTGCATATGGCTGCAGGGGGTGGTCATTCCATGTGTGTGCAAAAGCTTCTGCAG TTTAAATGTCCTGTGGACAGCAGAGACCTGCAGGGACGTACAGCTTTGCATGATGCAG CATATGTAGGCTGCAAAGCAGTCATCAAAATGCTCTGTGACAGTGGCGCATGCATTGATGCTCTTGACGCA GATGGTAGGTCTCCACTATTGCTAGCTGCTAAGATGTGCCAACCTGGAGCATGCCAGCTGCTAGTGCAGTACGGGGCACACACTATTCTTCAAGACAAGCAAAACAA AACAGCACTGATCCTAGCTTGTGAGAACTGCTGTAAAGAAGCTGTGGAGATTCTCCTGAAGACTAAGGCAGATATGTCAGCAGTGGACCTCTATGGCCATGATGCTTACCACTATGCCAGACTAAGTCAGAACCAAGACTTGATTACACTTGTAAAACATGCTTTGGAAGCAGCCACTAAAG caaaagaGACTGTCACAGTTCTGCAGAAGATCAAACAG GCTAAATCCTCATCTGGAGGGATTGGTTGGGCCAAAGCAGGATCAGTCAAGATGGAGAAAGTTTTATCAGAACCAATCACA AGGGAACATAGCAGTCGCTCCACTGAGG gaAAAGATGCCAAACAGAGTCATAATCTGGATTCCTCACAG GTCAGGCATGCACAGTCTGCTTCTGTCCCAGTCAGATCTGCTCCCATATCAGTGGACTTATTGCCTGGTGAGGTGGAGGCCCTTCGAAGAGAACTGAGAGAGTCACGGAGAAGACATGAAGCAGCAGAGGTGGAGGTGCACAGGCTGGATACAGCAATAGCCCTGCGTGGTCAGGAGTATGAAGGATTGAGGAGGAGCAGCGAGCAAGCCCTGCATGCGGCCCACAGCCGGGCGTGGGAGCTGGAGGAGGCCCTGGATGAggtgcagagaagaatggcaggcTCTGAGACCCGAGTAAGGCAGATGCAAGCTCATTTAGTGGCTGTCCGAGAGCACCTGGTGGAGGAGCTGAGAGTCAAGCTTCAAGAAGCCAAAGGCCAGCGGGAGGCCGCCGCAGCAGAACTGGGGAAGATGCAGATGGAGCTTAGCCAGAGCATGTGGGAGGTGGAGCAGCAGAAGGAGAACCAGAGCTCCCTAATGCAGGAACTTAGCCGGCTTTCCCAGGAGCTGCTCAGTAGAGAACAGCAGATAAACATATTAAGGTCCAGGTTAGCAACGGTGGAGGCACAACAAGCTCAGATGTTGTGTAAGGAGACCCAAACCCCATCAGAGTGGTGCCCCACCGATGCAAAGTGTACAATGACTGATCTTATCACAGAGATCTGTGAACCGACCATAGATCCAGAGAGATACATCAGCAAGGCCGAGCATGTGGCCGCAACAAGCCTGCTAAACAATGCACTGCAGCAGGCTGAAGCCAGGGCTGAGGAGGCTCTGCAGAAGTACCAGTGTGCCCAAGAGGAAAACCAGAGCTTGCTGAGAGAGCTCCAAGAACAGAAGACCGAGCTGGACACCATACAAGAGGCTCTGCAGGCCAAGTTTGTCCCTGTGGCCTTATTGGAGGAAAAGGAGAAAGAGGTAGAGCAGCTCAGACTGGCCCTTGAAGAGATGGAGAAGAGACAAAACCAGGGGAGTGTGAACATCTCAACCAGAGAAGAAGGGGATGCTCAG AATTTAGAGGTGTTGGTGGAGCATGAGAAACAGCGGGGGGCTCAGGGCAGCTCCTGTGAACCCCCACATTCAGACTGCTCCCTCCAGGCTCAGGTCTACAGCCTACAACAGCAGCTAGAG GACTCTGAAAAACATTACAGACATGTactttcaatatatcaaaaacgATTGCTCAGTGCAGCACAG GGTTTCATGGATGAAGAGGCCAGAGTGGCTCTGCTTCAGATTGCCAAGATGAGAGAGGAGTGTGTTTGTTGA